In Planktothrix serta PCC 8927, a single genomic region encodes these proteins:
- a CDS encoding BrnT family toxin → MYSFEYDDNKSRTNQQKHGIDFIEAQQLWQDDDLLEIQAKSETESRFLAIGKVKEKHWTAVITYRSENIRIISVRRSRPNEVIWYESRRI, encoded by the coding sequence ATGTATAGCTTTGAATATGACGACAATAAAAGTCGAACCAACCAACAAAAACACGGCATAGACTTCATCGAAGCCCAACAACTTTGGCAAGACGATGACTTGTTGGAAATTCAGGCTAAAAGCGAAACAGAATCGCGTTTTTTAGCCATTGGCAAAGTTAAGGAAAAACACTGGACAGCCGTTATTACTTACAGATCAGAAAATATCCGAATTATTTCCGTCCGCCGTTCCCGTCCCAATGAGGTTATATGGTATGAAAGCCGAAGAATTTGA
- a CDS encoding Re/Si-specific NAD(P)(+) transhydrogenase subunit alpha: MKIGIAKESQVDERRVALIPDVVARLVKQGVEVWVEAGAGERACFSDSTYEQVGAKIVDQGTLWGEVDVLLKVGVLEDSEVSQLRSGGVLITFLNPLGNPELIQKLAAQNVTAFSMELIPRTSRAQSMDALSSQANLAGYKAVLIAATALPKYFPMLTTAAGTIRPAKVLILGAGVAGLQAIATARRLGAIVEGFDIRPEVKEQVQSLGAKFVDVSLEEDTVAEGGYAKEISEKAKERTREVLTQHVAASDVVVTTAQVPGRKAPVLVTEEMVAQMKPGSVIVDLAAEQGGNCECSEPGKDVVKHGVTIIGPINLPSSMPIHASEVYAKNLSALLALMINKEKQLDLNFADDILDGACVTHNGEIRSERVKQALTQNPQQSPVNS; this comes from the coding sequence ATGAAAATTGGCATTGCGAAAGAGAGTCAGGTAGATGAGCGGCGAGTTGCCCTCATCCCTGATGTGGTCGCCCGTTTAGTTAAACAGGGTGTGGAAGTTTGGGTAGAAGCCGGAGCCGGGGAACGGGCCTGTTTTTCCGATAGCACTTATGAACAGGTTGGGGCGAAAATTGTTGATCAGGGGACACTTTGGGGCGAAGTGGACGTCCTGCTGAAAGTGGGGGTATTAGAGGACTCAGAAGTGTCTCAACTGCGCTCTGGCGGGGTGTTAATCACCTTTTTAAACCCCTTGGGAAACCCTGAATTAATTCAGAAACTGGCGGCGCAGAACGTGACCGCCTTTAGTATGGAATTGATCCCCCGTACCAGTCGCGCCCAAAGCATGGATGCCTTATCCTCTCAAGCGAACCTGGCCGGATATAAGGCTGTATTAATTGCAGCAACGGCCTTACCGAAATATTTCCCCATGTTAACAACGGCCGCGGGAACCATTCGTCCCGCTAAAGTGTTAATTTTGGGGGCCGGGGTTGCTGGCTTACAAGCGATCGCCACGGCCCGACGTCTGGGTGCTATTGTCGAAGGGTTTGATATTCGTCCCGAAGTCAAAGAACAGGTACAAAGTTTAGGGGCCAAATTTGTTGATGTTTCCCTGGAGGAAGATACCGTTGCTGAGGGCGGTTATGCCAAGGAAATCTCCGAAAAAGCGAAAGAGCGCACCCGTGAAGTCCTAACGCAGCACGTCGCCGCCTCCGATGTGGTGGTGACAACGGCCCAAGTTCCAGGGAGAAAAGCCCCGGTATTAGTCACGGAGGAGATGGTCGCTCAAATGAAACCGGGTTCGGTGATTGTCGATCTCGCCGCCGAACAGGGGGGAAACTGTGAATGCAGCGAACCGGGAAAAGATGTGGTGAAACATGGCGTGACTATTATTGGGCCGATTAATTTACCGTCTTCGATGCCTATTCATGCTAGTGAAGTTTATGCGAAAAATCTTTCGGCTTTATTGGCATTAATGATTAATAAAGAGAAGCAACTAGACCTCAATTTTGCTGATGATATTCTTGATGGAGCTTGTGTAACTCATAACGGTGAAATTCGTTCTGAAAGAGTTAAACAAGCCTTAACTCAAAATCCTCAACAGTCCCCCGTCAACAGTTAA
- a CDS encoding addiction module protein: MDITVTLNQIISLGIEDRIRLVQDIWDSIAAEQAYPDLTEVEKQELDHRITAYETNPDDVMTWEDIKK, encoded by the coding sequence ATGGATATTACTGTCACTTTAAATCAAATTATATCTCTGGGTATTGAAGACCGGATTCGCCTCGTGCAAGATATTTGGGATAGTATTGCAGCAGAGCAAGCTTACCCCGATTTAACAGAGGTAGAAAAGCAAGAACTTGATCATAGAATTACTGCTTATGAAACAAATCCAGATGATGTTATGACTTGGGAGGATATAAAAAAATAA
- the rpmH gene encoding 50S ribosomal protein L34: MAQQTLQGTNRKKKRVSGFRVRMRTKNGQAVIKARRRKGRARLTF; this comes from the coding sequence ATGGCTCAACAAACCCTGCAAGGAACAAACCGCAAAAAGAAAAGAGTTTCTGGCTTCAGGGTAAGAATGCGGACAAAAAACGGTCAAGCCGTGATTAAAGCCCGTCGCAGAAAAGGACGGGCGCGTTTAACCTTTTAA
- a CDS encoding DUF433 domain-containing protein, translating into MIQSLIQLHDYFYVLASDDIRIKGTRISIEQILYEYLYNHQSPEEIQKHFTTVTLEQIYATILYYFRNQEQVSDYLENWLTATNQAETEHDQNPPTVVKRLLKLKAEQEAVKVSQECP; encoded by the coding sequence ATGATACAATCATTAATTCAATTGCACGATTATTTTTATGTTCTTGCTTCTGATGATATCCGAATTAAAGGAACACGCATTAGCATTGAACAGATTTTGTATGAATATCTGTATAATCATCAATCCCCTGAAGAAATCCAAAAGCATTTTACAACAGTTACATTAGAACAAATTTATGCCACTATTCTTTATTATTTTAGAAATCAAGAACAGGTTTCTGATTATTTAGAAAATTGGTTAACAGCTACGAATCAAGCTGAAACAGAACATGATCAAAATCCCCCTACTGTTGTCAAAAGATTGCTGAAGTTAAAAGCTGAACAGGAAGCGGTTAAGGTGAGTCAAGAATGCCCATAA
- a CDS encoding DUF5615 family PIN-like protein: MPIKYLIDENLSSVYQEQLKNRVSDLVVLRIGDPNTPSIGTLDPEILSWCEKFGFILVTNNRSSMPVHLADHLNNGDHIPGILVLRKQANFGQVIEDLILIALAAVENEYQDIISYVPLKK, encoded by the coding sequence ATGCCCATAAAATATCTAATTGATGAAAATCTGTCTTCTGTTTATCAAGAACAGCTTAAAAACCGTGTTTCTGATCTTGTTGTTTTAAGAATTGGTGATCCGAATACTCCCTCTATTGGAACGCTTGATCCTGAAATTTTGTCTTGGTGTGAAAAATTCGGATTTATTTTAGTGACTAATAACCGCAGTTCTATGCCTGTCCATTTAGCTGATCATTTAAACAATGGGGATCACATTCCTGGAATTTTAGTTTTAAGAAAACAAGCAAATTTTGGTCAAGTTATTGAGGATTTAATTTTAATTGCTTTAGCTGCGGTGGAAAATGAATATCAAGACATTATTAGTTATGTCCCGTTAAAAAAATAG
- a CDS encoding Uma2 family endonuclease has product MTTVIQAQLTLEEFLKLPETKPASEFIQGKITHKPMPQGEHSRLQGKLCAVINQITEPSKIAYAFPELRCTFGGLSIVPDVSVFRWERIPLLPSGRIVNRFEIHPDWSIEILSPEQSQTKILGKLLHCLSNGTELGWLIDPEAESILAVFPGQRVELYQGGAKLPILAGIELELTTEMVFSWLNLS; this is encoded by the coding sequence ATGACTACAGTTATTCAAGCTCAACTGACTTTAGAGGAGTTCCTTAAACTTCCCGAAACTAAACCTGCTTCAGAATTTATTCAAGGAAAAATTACTCATAAACCGATGCCTCAAGGTGAACATAGCAGATTACAGGGTAAACTTTGTGCCGTCATTAACCAGATAACTGAACCCTCAAAAATAGCTTATGCTTTTCCAGAGTTACGCTGTACTTTTGGAGGATTATCTATTGTTCCAGATGTTAGCGTATTTCGATGGGAAAGAATTCCTTTATTACCATCGGGAAGAATTGTTAATCGATTTGAAATTCATCCTGACTGGTCAATTGAAATACTTTCTCCTGAACAAAGCCAAACTAAAATTTTAGGTAAATTATTGCATTGTTTAAGCAATGGGACTGAGTTGGGATGGTTAATTGACCCAGAAGCCGAAAGTATTTTAGCAGTATTTCCAGGTCAAAGAGTTGAATTATATCAAGGTGGAGCAAAATTACCTATTTTAGCAGGAATTGAGTTAGAATTAACAACGGAGATGGTTTTTAGCTGGTTAAATTTGAGTTAA
- the brnA gene encoding type II toxin-antitoxin system BrnA family antitoxin, with protein sequence MKAEEFDAKFDAGEDLTEFMDFSTARRPNREKQKIELNLPLWMIRQLEAEAQKQGISPQTFLENYLAENLAPVR encoded by the coding sequence ATGAAAGCCGAAGAATTTGACGCAAAATTTGATGCAGGTGAAGACCTCACCGAATTTATGGATTTCTCGACTGCCAGACGACCCAACCGAGAAAAACAAAAAATAGAACTCAATTTACCCCTGTGGATGATTCGCCAACTCGAAGCCGAAGCTCAAAAACAGGGTATTTCTCCCCAAACCTTTTTAGAAAACTATTTGGCTGAAAACCTTGCCCCTGTTAGATAA
- a CDS encoding PIN domain-containing protein, which translates to MYLLDTDILIDVQRGYLPAIAWFSSLTEIPSIPGFVIMELIQGTGNSQQLRNVLNLVAPLPIIWPNETDFARALSDFTAYHLSHNLGLLDALIAACALGQNAILCTFNVKHYQAISGLQMIQPYSRF; encoded by the coding sequence ATGTATTTATTGGATACAGATATTTTAATTGATGTGCAACGGGGGTATCTTCCTGCAATAGCTTGGTTTTCCAGTTTGACAGAAATTCCTAGCATTCCCGGTTTTGTAATTATGGAGTTAATTCAAGGAACTGGCAATAGTCAACAACTCCGTAACGTTCTCAATTTGGTGGCTCCACTTCCGATAATCTGGCCTAACGAAACAGATTTCGCCCGTGCTTTATCAGATTTTACAGCCTACCATTTATCCCACAATTTAGGACTACTAGATGCTTTAATTGCAGCTTGTGCACTTGGACAGAATGCCATACTTTGCACTTTTAATGTTAAACATTATCAAGCTATATCTGGTCTTCAGATGATACAACCTTATTCACGATTTTGA
- a CDS encoding NAD(P) transhydrogenase subunit alpha: MTTETLISALFVFVLATFAGFEVITKVPPTLHTPLMSGANAISGISVLGALIIAGDRDWNVTVILGFIGIILAMINVVGGFLVTDRMLEMFKKKEVKA; the protein is encoded by the coding sequence ATGACTACTGAAACCTTAATTTCCGCATTGTTTGTGTTTGTTTTAGCAACCTTTGCGGGGTTTGAAGTGATTACGAAAGTTCCGCCGACATTGCATACTCCCTTAATGTCTGGGGCAAATGCGATTTCAGGAATTTCCGTTTTAGGCGCGTTAATTATTGCGGGCGATCGCGATTGGAATGTCACCGTAATTCTGGGATTTATTGGAATTATTCTCGCCATGATTAACGTGGTTGGTGGCTTTTTAGTCACAGATAGAATGCTGGAAATGTTCAAGAAAAAAGAGGTTAAAGCCTAA
- the rnpA gene encoding ribonuclease P protein component, with amino-acid sequence MLPKINRLRHPKDFKAVYSKGLHRKTPHLTLRALRGQPYRTKPNSTDSSSVQPTRMGISISQKVSKRAVVRNRIKRQIRAAWHQFLPLISPGWDVVIIVKPMADQCNYAEILQELKKLLVEAEVLNGYTGGEFL; translated from the coding sequence ATGTTACCCAAAATTAATCGACTCCGACATCCCAAAGACTTCAAAGCCGTCTATAGCAAAGGACTGCATCGCAAAACCCCTCATTTGACTTTGAGGGCGTTACGAGGTCAACCCTATAGAACAAAACCCAATTCAACGGACTCGTCCTCTGTTCAACCGACTCGGATGGGAATTTCTATCAGCCAAAAAGTCAGTAAACGTGCGGTGGTAAGAAATCGGATCAAACGCCAAATTCGGGCAGCTTGGCATCAGTTTTTACCTCTGATCTCCCCCGGTTGGGATGTGGTAATTATCGTCAAACCTATGGCCGATCAGTGCAATTATGCAGAAATTCTGCAAGAATTAAAAAAGTTGTTGGTAGAAGCAGAGGTTTTAAATGGGTATACGGGAGGAGAGTTTTTATGA
- a CDS encoding Uma2 family endonuclease — translation MVTLQFKQLSVPPGQRVLFLDVSWQDFEAILAELGEHRGARVAYFQGILEIRMPLPEHEFNKEIIGDMVKILLEELEIERECFGSTTFKRQGMAAGVEPDNCFYIQNYQAMIGKKRLDLTVDPPPDLAIEVDVTSKTQLSAYQALGVAELWCYENDQLQIYVLLNGEYINSQTSPIFPNFPVIEVISQFVEMSRTTGTSAALRSFRKWVRERIE, via the coding sequence ATGGTGACACTGCAATTCAAGCAACTCAGCGTTCCCCCAGGACAGCGTGTACTGTTTTTGGATGTAAGCTGGCAAGATTTTGAGGCGATTTTAGCGGAGTTGGGCGAACATCGGGGGGCACGAGTGGCTTATTTTCAAGGGATTTTGGAGATTAGAATGCCTTTACCAGAACATGAATTTAATAAAGAAATTATTGGAGATATGGTAAAAATTCTACTAGAAGAACTAGAAATAGAACGGGAATGTTTTGGATCAACAACATTTAAACGTCAAGGAATGGCGGCTGGAGTTGAACCGGATAATTGTTTTTATATTCAAAATTATCAAGCAATGATTGGAAAAAAACGCTTAGATTTAACGGTTGACCCACCGCCAGATTTAGCCATTGAAGTTGATGTCACTTCTAAAACTCAGTTAAGTGCTTATCAAGCGCTCGGTGTTGCTGAACTGTGGTGCTATGAAAATGATCAATTGCAAATTTATGTTCTGCTAAATGGAGAATATATTAACTCTCAAACTAGCCCAATTTTTCCCAATTTTCCAGTTATAGAAGTAATTTCTCAGTTTGTAGAAATGAGTCGGACAACGGGGACGAGTGCAGCGTTGAGATCATTTCGTAAATGGGTACGCGAAAGGATAGAATAA
- a CDS encoding DUF29 domain-containing protein: MANLKEMAMLTKQDWDWLATGSEYQMAVMIQQLLQENQVMEAKEGLESLIEAMGRNDRRALKGQLIRLMVHIIKWKCQPQKRTNSWAISIFSARREIEDIQEDVPSLNRDFIESIWDKCFQASLKEAELEMRKVKCHLTSLSWSEVFEDEYILSDDDPED, encoded by the coding sequence ATGGCTAATCTCAAGGAAATGGCAATGCTGACTAAACAAGATTGGGACTGGTTAGCGACTGGATCAGAGTATCAAATGGCTGTAATGATCCAGCAACTCTTACAGGAGAATCAAGTAATGGAAGCAAAAGAAGGTTTAGAATCTCTAATTGAAGCAATGGGAAGAAATGACAGACGCGCCTTAAAAGGTCAGTTAATTCGGTTAATGGTTCATATTATTAAATGGAAATGTCAACCTCAAAAACGCACGAATAGTTGGGCGATTAGTATTTTCTCAGCCCGTCGAGAAATCGAGGATATTCAAGAGGACGTTCCGAGTTTAAATCGAGATTTTATTGAATCAATTTGGGATAAATGTTTTCAAGCTTCCCTGAAAGAAGCTGAACTGGAAATGAGGAAAGTTAAATGTCATTTGACTTCCCTTTCTTGGTCAGAGGTTTTTGAGGATGAATATATTTTATCGGATGATGACCCAGAAGATTAG
- a CDS encoding PH domain-containing protein yields MGIREESFYEGGPAIGDLIINLLIGLTIIGIPLAIGAIVRALWLRYRITNRRISVIGGWMGQDRTDIVYSEIVKIVKVPRGFGAWGDMVLTLKNGSRLELRAIPRFREVYDFILEKVSPQAQKASATTSR; encoded by the coding sequence ATGGGTATACGGGAGGAGAGTTTTTATGAAGGAGGCCCTGCCATCGGTGACCTCATTATCAATCTATTAATAGGACTGACGATTATTGGCATCCCTCTGGCTATTGGGGCGATTGTCCGGGCTTTGTGGCTGCGTTATCGGATCACCAATCGCCGGATATCCGTGATTGGCGGATGGATGGGTCAAGATCGGACTGATATCGTCTATTCAGAAATCGTCAAAATCGTTAAAGTTCCCAGAGGATTTGGAGCTTGGGGGGATATGGTTTTGACCCTGAAAAATGGTTCGCGTCTGGAACTGCGGGCTATTCCTCGTTTTCGAGAAGTCTATGACTTTATCCTAGAGAAAGTCTCACCCCAAGCTCAAAAAGCCAGTGCAACAACGAGCCGATGA
- a CDS encoding pre-peptidase C-terminal domain-containing protein — MDILGTESTEVLFGTENSDNIFGMSGLDTVNALGGDDVIFGNQDNDLIDCGQGFDTVYGGKNDDFILGGFDNDYLRGDLDNDEIYGEDGDDSLFGGKFDDVLIGGNGNDHLYGDLGSDILTGGEGSDFFGLRQDGEGSDHIIDYQDGIDSLILPDNLTFNDLIIIQSGNDNQTIITVASTGEQLAILDNVLSTNLTEEDFRGTVTGTEALTLNFSNAIDLGILNDTQTQSHTVGNNNPIDFYRFTLDAPKDLNLQLQGLSADADLYLIEDVNGNNLWDESLDTSEVIRSSSNAGVDPETIDFTQLVAGTYFVGVAQYEGETNYDLTLTATGFTPRTDGAGNTQETALNIGVLQAEKTFKDFVGSSDSNDYYKFSINAISDFNLSLENLSSDADIQLIDSTGNVIDFSLNPGNDSETIKSSGLEAGDYYLQVSSFNGDTDYDLIISANPVAVIPPDGAGNTLAEAKDLAILTTEQIFNDFVGNVDQKDYYKFILDKNADFQLKLDQLTANADVELLDDQGQLIKSSANADTQSETITEGLNPGTYFVHVLQKDGDTNYQLSLLAQEQLPPPDPGSTLKTAIEENSPVFSTNGNLNGDKPDNFVKFTVNESGVFNANLSGLTADVDVRLIGDFNNDQQINSVEDRNNNGFIDDEEIEVLGWLPERNSNDESIRAFLQPGTYYLEVDSVDKQATNYTVNTTFNPAATDPLAFNIEFNYKDGTAGLSPEFRTGLEQAARTWERIIPYSSFDESHTLSIDIYGSNLPGDTNGFTLASATYGKKVNDQQSSFSEGIEIKKDLQGNFMPVIGNATISTNPLAQNSFKGDSQAIPRVMIHEFGHVLGLVGGLLRGFNSITEYRDLQDSGKFFNKQKGTQYNPNTYAGIAYGELTGSNNPLGIPIETSTGSEGSDYSHWEETTFDAEIMTPEDENNKPRPISQFTIASLRDSGWNVNYGAAEPFSLA; from the coding sequence ATGGATATTTTAGGAACAGAATCTACAGAAGTTTTGTTTGGCACAGAAAATTCCGACAATATTTTTGGAATGTCAGGTTTAGACACAGTCAATGCTTTGGGTGGTGATGATGTAATTTTCGGAAATCAAGATAATGATTTGATTGATTGTGGTCAGGGTTTCGATACAGTCTACGGCGGTAAAAACGATGATTTTATTCTAGGTGGCTTTGATAATGATTACCTAAGAGGCGATCTAGACAATGACGAAATTTATGGAGAAGATGGAGATGATTCTTTATTTGGCGGCAAATTTGATGACGTCCTAATTGGTGGCAATGGTAATGATCATTTATATGGTGATCTAGGGAGTGATATCCTTACAGGCGGAGAGGGGTCTGATTTCTTTGGGTTAAGACAAGATGGAGAAGGATCAGATCACATTATAGATTATCAAGATGGCATTGATTCCCTAATTTTACCCGATAATCTCACCTTCAATGATCTAATTATTATTCAGTCAGGGAATGACAATCAAACGATTATTACAGTTGCTAGTACAGGCGAACAACTTGCTATTCTTGATAACGTTCTGAGTACCAACCTCACCGAAGAAGACTTCAGGGGAACTGTCACTGGAACAGAAGCACTCACCCTTAATTTCAGTAATGCGATTGACTTAGGAATTTTAAATGATACGCAAACCCAAAGTCATACGGTTGGAAATAATAATCCCATCGATTTTTATCGCTTTACTTTGGATGCGCCCAAAGACTTAAACCTGCAATTACAAGGTTTGAGTGCTGATGCAGATTTATATTTAATTGAGGATGTTAATGGCAATAATCTGTGGGATGAAAGCTTAGATACTTCTGAAGTAATTCGCAGTTCATCAAATGCTGGAGTTGATCCAGAAACAATCGACTTTACTCAATTAGTGGCTGGTACTTATTTTGTAGGAGTAGCTCAATATGAAGGGGAAACTAACTACGATCTCACCTTAACCGCAACCGGCTTTACCCCTCGAACAGATGGGGCTGGCAATACCCAAGAAACTGCTCTAAATATTGGGGTTTTACAAGCAGAAAAAACTTTCAAAGATTTTGTGGGTAGTTCGGATTCCAATGATTACTATAAATTCAGTATCAATGCAATTAGCGACTTTAACTTGTCCTTAGAAAACCTCAGTAGTGATGCCGACATTCAGTTAATTGATTCCACAGGTAACGTTATAGATTTTTCGCTTAATCCTGGGAATGATTCAGAAACCATTAAATCTTCCGGTTTAGAAGCCGGAGACTATTATTTACAGGTTTCTTCATTCAATGGAGATACCGATTATGATCTGATTATATCAGCTAATCCTGTGGCGGTTATTCCTCCTGATGGTGCCGGAAATACCCTGGCAGAAGCGAAAGATTTAGCCATATTAACAACCGAACAAATTTTCAATGATTTTGTGGGTAATGTTGATCAAAAGGATTACTATAAGTTTATCCTGGACAAGAACGCTGATTTTCAATTAAAACTTGATCAACTTACTGCTAATGCGGATGTTGAACTATTAGATGATCAAGGACAACTGATTAAATCTTCAGCGAATGCTGATACTCAGTCTGAAACGATCACCGAAGGTTTAAACCCAGGGACTTATTTTGTTCATGTCCTACAAAAAGACGGAGATACTAATTATCAGTTAAGTCTCTTAGCCCAAGAACAATTACCTCCCCCAGACCCAGGAAGTACCCTAAAAACTGCTATTGAAGAAAACTCTCCTGTGTTCTCAACTAATGGTAATCTCAATGGAGATAAACCTGATAACTTTGTTAAATTTACGGTTAATGAATCGGGCGTGTTTAATGCCAACCTGTCAGGATTAACGGCTGATGTAGATGTGCGATTGATTGGGGATTTTAACAATGATCAACAAATTAATTCCGTAGAAGATCGCAACAATAATGGGTTTATTGATGATGAGGAAATTGAGGTTTTAGGCTGGCTCCCTGAACGCAATTCTAATGATGAATCTATTCGTGCTTTTCTGCAACCCGGAACCTATTATTTAGAAGTGGATAGTGTGGATAAACAAGCAACAAATTATACCGTTAATACCACATTTAACCCGGCTGCAACTGATCCCTTGGCTTTTAATATTGAATTCAATTATAAGGACGGAACGGCAGGACTTTCCCCAGAGTTTCGCACAGGCTTAGAACAAGCAGCCCGAACCTGGGAACGAATTATTCCTTACAGCAGTTTCGATGAATCTCATACTTTGAGTATTGATATTTATGGGAGCAATTTGCCAGGAGATACAAATGGATTTACCCTCGCCTCGGCTACGTATGGTAAAAAAGTTAATGACCAACAGAGTAGTTTTAGTGAGGGAATAGAAATCAAAAAAGATTTGCAAGGCAATTTTATGCCTGTAATTGGCAATGCCACTATTAGTACAAATCCATTAGCGCAAAATTCTTTCAAGGGTGATTCTCAGGCAATTCCAAGAGTCATGATTCACGAGTTCGGTCATGTTTTAGGATTGGTTGGTGGATTACTTCGTGGCTTTAACAGTATTACTGAATATCGTGACTTACAGGATTCAGGCAAGTTTTTCAATAAGCAAAAAGGTACACAGTATAACCCTAATACCTATGCGGGTATTGCCTATGGTGAATTAACAGGAAGTAATAACCCACTGGGTATTCCTATTGAAACGAGTACGGGATCGGAGGGATCTGACTATTCTCATTGGGAAGAAACAACATTTGATGCTGAAATTATGACTCCTGAAGATGAGAATAACAAGCCTCGACCCATCAGCCAATTTACAATTGCTTCACTGCGAGATTCCGGTTGGAATGTTAACTACGGTGCAGCAGAACCTTTCAGCCTTGCTTAA
- a CDS encoding DUF2808 domain-containing protein, with the protein MRQLLSAILITGLALTSLPKIAQGQGLPGITLFSGPDKSNVLNYFLESGRSGEWDRYKLRLPADKLNLAIAEVSITYPDYYKGTIDPDRVQIRVKNKPIPLEEVIWDKENHIIQIYPQEPIPAGTKVEIVLSNVKNPTFGGVFNFNANIRTPGDVPMLRYVGTWILSIE; encoded by the coding sequence ATGCGACAACTATTATCTGCTATACTAATCACGGGTTTGGCTCTGACAAGTTTACCTAAAATTGCCCAAGGGCAAGGTTTACCGGGTATTACTCTGTTTAGTGGCCCTGATAAAAGTAATGTTTTAAATTATTTTCTTGAAAGCGGACGCTCAGGAGAATGGGATCGTTACAAACTCAGACTTCCGGCGGATAAGTTGAATTTAGCGATCGCGGAAGTTTCCATCACCTACCCCGACTATTATAAAGGTACGATTGACCCCGACCGGGTACAAATTCGGGTTAAAAATAAACCCATTCCCTTAGAAGAAGTGATTTGGGATAAAGAAAACCATATTATCCAAATTTATCCTCAAGAACCGATTCCAGCAGGGACAAAAGTAGAAATCGTTCTCTCTAACGTCAAAAATCCCACCTTTGGGGGCGTTTTCAACTTTAACGCCAATATTCGCACCCCTGGAGATGTTCCGATGTTGCGCTATGTTGGAACTTGGATTTTGAGTATTGAGTAA